The nucleotide sequence ATGGAGCGACGGGTTGGGTTACTTACTTGCGAAGCATCTCGAGTTGTTCATCGTTCAGCGGCTGACGGACGGGGATGGAGTTGGGATCCGGTTCGAGGAAGGGGAGCCGCCGCCACCACGGGAACGGCTTGGGCGGGACTAGAATCAAGCGCTGGAACCTCTCCTCGTACTCCTCAGCTGGGGTGTGGATCACCCTCTCCTCGGTCTCCAGCGCTGCTTGCCCGACTCCGACAAGGGGAGTACTCTCCTCCGTATCCGCATGGAAGGCCTCCCTGGACGAGGCCATGGTTGCTCCTCCTCCGCTCCGCTCCGCTCCGATCCGATAGGCTGCAGCTAGGGTTAGAGCTGGTGGCGCGACCGCAGCCGCAGGGAGAGAAACACAAAAGAAGTTGGTGTCAGCACCAGCCCACCGTTACTGCCGTGATCAGTACACGACATCCAGGATCATCTGGTGGAGGCGCTAAGTACTCAAATTAAACTAGGAAACTAGTGTGGGCCAAGTGGGCCTTGTAATGTCATTGGGCTGTGAGTTACCCGTTGGGGATTTATAAATCTTGTGTGAGGGGTTACCGAAGATCAAACTCACAGGCCTTGTTTGTGTGGGCTTTTACTTCTGCTTTTGCTGTTTTAAAAAAAAATGAAACCAATCCAAGGATTAACTCTTGTTGGCTTTTTTTATGTAGAAGAAACTCCACGAGCGCCGCTTGTTAGAGCCGAGGCTTGAACCCAGGCGGGCTGGCAGCTACCCCAGCTGCTCAGCCAACGGGTCGACGCTCCATCCTCCTTTTGATATTTTTTCATTTAGATAAAAAAAAGCCACAAAAGCTCCTAATAGGGGCATTTTGCTTCGTCTTTTGGCTTATGAATCAATATTGTTATATGGTGGATAAGTTTGCCTAAAAAAATGATGATATAATTCAAAAGCCGAAGCAAAACACACCTATTTAaaagttttttttttgcatttttgccaaaataaaaaaggtgcaaaagcagaagcaaaagTCTAAACAAACATGGCCTCAGGAACATATACATGTGTTTCTGCTGTTCTTGCATGGTCATCTAATGATGAGACACGTCGTCTGTTTCTGCTGTTCTTGCATGGTCATCTAATGATGAGACACGTCGTCCCAGAGGGAATTAGCGAGTTTATTCTTTGTAAGATTAATCATTTGAGGCAGAATAGGGTTGCTGGCCGTGGCAAATTTTGGTAGGAGTACAACGGAATTGTCCACCGCGAGTTCAGCCGTGCATCGAGCAGCTAGTGTCGGCTGAAGGTAACCCTTTCATCTTCTTCTGTGGAATAAAACCCACGGTCCTCTCGTCTCGCAACAAAGAAACAAAAGAGGAAAGGAACAGATAAATAGACTAGGGAGGGACATCAGAGTTCAGCGTTACTGATTTCATCATGATTCTGCCTAACAATAGTTCACTGTAATGTCTTCTGTTTCCAGCTGGCCCTGGTATGGATGCAGGCTTTTACGTACGGTAACCGAATATTTGAGAACCAAACCTCCTTTTTTTTTAAACCTACAAAGAGACTCACAAATTAAATTGCTACCCAATCAACAAATATGACCGGCCTACTACATAACACCATATATATAAACGAATTACTGCTTTGTCTGAGAAGCAGCTTATTTATTTAGAAGATGAAAAATACATTACACACCAAACTTAATTGCAAAGCCTTGCCTAAATCATTAACAAGGGTCCTTCCTACCAATAATCAATTATCTAGAATAAACAAACGTCCTTATCCTGTTTTGTGTTTTACATACCTAAAATATGGGAATATAAAAAATTCTCTGACGTAACCACGCTCAACTAAAACATGGAACGACTAGAAGCTGGAGCCTAGGATTGTTTTTGCTTCATTCATTCCTTGAAATCGTCCTTGTCATCTGCTGGAAGGCCTCTGTTTCTCCAGAATACTGCAAGAGCACTGCCTCCGAGCTGTCGTGAAGAAAAGAACAGTCAGATATTGACATGAACCACCACGCAATAATGTACTTACTAGTGACTACAGAATTATGAGGGGGAGAGGACAAGAAAACCTACCGCCATGCACACAACACTGACAGCAGAAGGAACagcaacaagagggtttgtgaagTGCTTTTGGGCAAGTAAAAATCCAAGCGCAGAACTCTGCAAACATGAAGAATGTATGTCACTATTAACCACAAAAAGGGCATTAAACACATGGAGTGTGTTCAAAATGGCTGTAAACTTCATATGCACTAGTAAAATCAATCCAGCTAATGCACATTCTGATGCTCTGCAAACTGAAATTTACTACTCGAGAATAAGAGGTACATTATCAACTACCTCGGTCAATTAGCAGGGTGTTGATAATGTAAACCTAGGCAAATCTTTATCCTTATCCTTGGGTCTTTTGGTGTGCACCACAATTAAACAGATATAACATATTTGCACATTTAGACATCAATATTTCAGCAACAACTACATGAGGAACTGAATCTAAACAGGTGGTGCACGAAAGACTGCATTAAATAGATACATTGACTACATTTACCTTCCTAATATCCAGGTAAATAATACAAGAACCATAATGTTATTAAAGGCCTTACAAGTGCTACGGCTAGATAAGAAAAATATTAAATCTGAGCATTTGAGTATCTGTGTACCTGCATCCCACACTCAATTGAGATGGTTCTAGAAGTTGATTCCCCGAAAGAAGACCATTTCGAGATCCAATAGCCAAGAGCGAATGCAACAGCATGCAGCAGAGCAACAGGGAGAATAAGTTGAGCACCTTGAGTTTTCAACACTTCTGCGACTTGCCCAATCTTGTATGTAAAATTTCAATTAATAATAGTGAAAGAAAGTAGCACTGTATCACAAACAAGAGCATAACATTTACTTGAAAAATAAGAACTTCAAAACAGTATATGAGTACTACATGTCGGCAATGTCACCATTTCATGGGATAAAAGTTGCAAACTTTGTGGAGAGCACACATTATTTAGGTTAAAGTTCAACAAAATGCATTCTAATTAACTCAAGCAACAACTCCACTCGTCTTCTCATCAGGACACAAAGCGTGGACTATGGGCTGAAAGAAAGGCTTGAAGCATTAGATTGTTTGTTTACAGACTTACAGGGCTAGCACAAAGCAAGGTGGTGAGGATGACCCCTATCAGTGGTGTTATGGAGATAATCCGCTCGGTAAACTTGGGAAAATACTCATGTGCCAACACTGCAAATTAAACAGAAATAGTGTCACAACATATGTCAAACAAGGCATTTCTATGATGCCACAATAATGTACAATGGATCTTCAATTAAGATTCACCTCCAACGATAGTCGGTACTAAAACAACCTGAAAAGTACTGATGGCCAAGCCCTGCACAAAAAGAGTTTATTTTAACTAAGATTTGATCAATTAAACTAGCAAGCAGTTGATTCAAGATACGGATCATAGTGTGTTTACTGCAGCATCAACAGGGACTAATTGACCAGCAAGGAGTTTAGTAAGGAGTGGTGTCATCGCTATAGCACCAATAGTCGAGCAACTGGAAGATTCAGAAAAATCTTGTTAGAATAGTACTGGAAGCAGATAAAATAACAGGGCATCTAAGAGGTTACTGGATTAAATCAAACAGAATGGCACCACATAAGTAATTTGCAAGTAACAGTTTGCTGCTCACTGCTCAGTTTCAGCAGAGAAACTTCTTTAAGAAAAATCACAGCTAGAAGAATCTCATGATTGACATGGCGCATTATACCCATTCAAAAAGTATTCTGCACTTACACTTACACCATGTTATCCTCAATAGTAAGTCCTATTTGCAGCCTGAAACCAGTGTGTGCCATCATGGTAGGCAGCAATTTTTGGTACGGACTACAGAAAGTGCTAAGTTGATCGCTTCAGATAAATTTGACAGCTAGTACTTATGATGGAAGCAGGCGAGAATATCAATAACCAATGTAGATCAATCTTTTTATGCAAAATAACCCAAATTCTGTGACGCATAATACAGCGAATTTTGAAAACAGTTAGCACACTAGTGGAATTCTAATAACTGCAACAGAAGTCAATACTAAAGGCTTCATTTCCACAATGGGCGAAGGGATTCAAGAGAGACGGAGGTACATCCGTATATGGATAAATAGATTAAAACAAGCACCAAACAAATGCCTTTTCTCAAAGAATATCCAAAGCTTACGTGGTCATAAGAACTGAAAGTGCCACATTTCCTTTGGATATGTAAGTTGCAACGTTTGATGCTTGACCACCAGGACAACATGAGACCAAAATAAGACCAGTTGCAAGAGGAGCAGATAACTTCAATGACTGTAAAATAGGAAAGCAAATTAGGTGCAGATAATTATACACTGAAAGAAGAAGGCTTATGCACACATGTTAGTGCAAATATTCATTTGTACAAGCAATTCTAGGTTTAAAAATAGATTAGCCATGAACAAAGAGAAACAATTTGCCAACATAACTCATACATTTCTAAACTCAAGCATAAAGTAATTGAAAAACTAAGAAGATAATGAGGTGCACAATAAAATGAGCAAAGTCAGTCACGCTGACTAAATTCAAGACATATAATAAGAGGAAAACATCAGAAAGTTTGAAACCAGGGATAACTCTTGAACTTTAAAATCTTTTCGGGGCATAGCATATTAGACCGGTTCATTAATTTGAGTCATTTATCCTCGTTTTCATTTAAACTTTACATGGGAACTGGGAAGTCCTCACATAAGTCTGTTTAGCACAGAAAATGGTCTGCATAACACCATGCAAAGGTGCAACAATTTATAAGAAATCCATATGTTGTTTGTTACTTATTACTACATTAACTTATTACTACATTATTAGTTTGTAAGTAGCAAAAGTAAGAAAACTTCTTCAGAGACCTGCTTGCTTTTGGAAAAACTAAAAGATGAAACAGGAATATCGCATGTACACTTGTTACTCATGTATAAAGAGAGTGTCATTTTAGCATGTCATGAAGACTGAACAATTGCTTGAGCCTGCCACTATGCGATCAGTGATCAAACTTTACATCGGTTGGTCCTTTGGTGCATACATTGTTAGTACGTATTATAATATTTAAATTAAATACTTCATTTGGCAATACAGAAATTGTTGGTTAAGAAACAAACTAACAATACGACTATTCATCACAAATTTAAACATCCACAATCACTAAATTATGTAAAACTGAATCAACAGTATTGTGCATGTCTATTGTCAGCATTACCAATGCGATAGCATATCCTAGCATAGGTTTGATCAAATACTGCGCAAGAAATCCCACACCAACCTGCAAAGAAGCTATTACGTCAGTGAACATACAAAAGAGATTCTACATCAATTCATAAGGTATTAAGTACAGAACTGCGTCAATATTTCTATACAAATACATGCGGCCAAGGGGCAGAAACATACTGTCCATGGATTCCTTAAACATCTCCTGAAATCTTCAAATGTTAATGTTAGTCCCATTGACAACATTAGGAATCCTAGGCCCACGGTAAAAAGATCAGTCTCCAACCAGGTGACCTGTAGGTCCAAGGAAAGTAGGAAACCATACATACAATATGTTAAGGCATTAGCTGTGAGTACATAGTAATAGAGTTGATAGGTGAGAGAAAGTTTACCATTGATGGCTTGTAGATGCCAATAACTGTACCTAATATGACCTGCAAAAGGTGATCTCCACGTTACTAGATTTACAAAGATTTGCATCAAATTAATGAAAGAAACTACACAGTTAAAGACAAGAGAACTAAAAATTTTCAGAAGCTCTCATAGCAACTTACCCAGACAGGGAAAAGAGTAGTGAGTAGCTCAACTATTTTCTCGTACTGGCTTGCTCCAGTAGGCTTGCTCGCTGGCAGGTTACTAGAAATGTTAGCTTCTGCCTTGCAGAAAATTTGACGGCTCCTGAGAAAACAACAAATTGTTTTTAAATTTTACGGAAACTAATTATATTTTTGAATTATCTGGTCAATAAGCATACAAAAAATGCGTGCAAGGAGGAAGAACCCTCCCTTATCGCGTTTAAAGTAGGTTACGGAGCCTTGAGCCCAGGTGGCTTCAATCAAGGAGCATAAACAAATGAGAGAATCAAGAAAGACCAAAAATCACAGCTAAGATGGTTCTTGCGAAATCAAATTATTTGGAGAAAGTTAATGCTATTTGATGATGGTTCTTCAATCTTCATACGAAACTATACGGGCAAACTGAGTCCGCCAAATATCACGAATTGGAGAGATAATTTATAGCTATCAAAAGTGATCAGCGAAATTAATCAGAAAGTTACAAATAGTCGATAATGCTCTCAAATAAAAACTGAAGATGTCATGACATAGCAACGAGGAATGTGGATTTTTCGCTTGCATGGGTAGGTCTAGATACACACAATTCCGAATTGCATAGATGTGCATCTAAGATAAAATCATTGATGTGCCTCATTTTAGAAAATGTGCACCTGCAAAGAAATAACTAAGTGGGCACCTGCAAAAGGATAACTAAGTGAGCACCTGAATAGAACTAACTAAGCATGCACCTGCAAAAACCTGTCTACCTGTTGCACATCTATGAGTTTCTTGGGATCTTTTCGTGATGCATAAATGTGGTTGAAGAGTATTGGTAGGCGGGCATGATAAAGTATCTTTTATGTTGAGACATTGCAACAAATTTTAACAACTTGTTCACCTGATTTTCAATTTAAGTATTGAAAAAAATGCAGTTTAGAAAAGAAATTGCACTATGATTAAAGCGTGGAATGGAAGTTCAACAGATTGCAAAGAGGTAAATGAATTCCATTGCATGACTAATGTAAATACCAGTAGCTTCACTGGTGGGTAATGGACTAATGGCAAAGCAACAATTTGACCACTAGAGTTATTAATACAAAAGGGAAAAAATGTTGGTTGGTGGATACAGACAAGTGCAATCAGTTTGCAAAGAGGTAAATGAATTCCATTGCACCTATAACTGTACGCATTTCACTGCAGTCACTCATTGAGTACTGTTTGTTCAGTGCAATAAACCTAAGAAACGAACGTCTCCCTATGCCTACTACCCCAATAGGCCAGGACCAAAACATGCAATGCGCCTGAACCCCACACCCTAGGACCAAATTGAGCATGACCATGACCCACACTGTAGCTTGATCTTCCCATGTTGCAAAACTTGCAACCTGGCAAGCTCTGACACAGGATCTTTATTTCTTTGACCTGGTAATAAAGCGTTCAGAATTTTGTCTTGGTAAAAAAAACTATATAGTTGAAGGTGGGAATATAGAACTCCCCTACCTCACATTAGCGTATATATAGTGACCAGTCAACACTCGACAAAAGCAACTGTGTTGACAAAATAAAACCCAGCAATTAGGCAATCCATTCCCAGACACGATCAATTTCACAAGCCCAATTAGCATTATACCTGACAACCGGAACAAGAGTGGTCGCTGGTGAGGGCGCAATGGCCAATCCCCACTCGGCCTTCTCCGTGGCAGCACTTCCATATGCTGGCACAGAGCATCCAACTCTCAGTCCGCATCCTGCATCCACGCGAGCAAAACCAGGTCAGACAAACAAACGGAGAAGTGGGGGGGAAAACCCTTCAAAGGGGCTCGTACCGAGACGAGGAGCGGCGagacgcgggcgcgggcggagagcGCGGGAGACGGATGCCATGGAGTGGAGAGGGCAGGTCGCGGAAGGCGCCATGTCTGACAGAGATGGTGTGTGTGGAGAGGTGGTGGAAGGAGAGGAGTGAGGGTTTAAGACTCTTGAGAGTGGTGGCGCTGGCGTTGTCGTCGACGGGGAGAGCAGCAGTGGGGACGAGGGAATCGAGGGGCGCCGGGAGAACCACACATCCGGGCGGCTTGGCCGCGGCGCGcctgtggatcaggtcaggtggctCCCTCTTTGTCGACGGACGTGCGCCTCCTTCAGTCAGGCGGATCCTCTTCTGCGTCAGGATCGACGCCAGCTGCGAATGGGCTCAATCTGTTGAGAATGAGTATCCGTACCCTCAGGCCCAGGTTCAGAGAGTGAACCACCTGCAAGTGGGTTGTCGGGCTTGACCCGTGTAAGCAGCATCTCGTCCATCACAATGGACCaaaatctcaaaaaaaaaatcaaaatggacaCCCAAATTTTCTCAACAACATAAAAAACATTGGACACCCAAAAACGTCCGTGGGCACATTCCTTTGTCCATAATTATATTGTGCGAATATCTGAATGCAACAATAATTCAAAAAATAAATATTACGGAGTACAACCCAAACATGGAGTTCTGCaataaagttcaaatttgaattcaacttaTTCAGACATATAGTTTTTCTCTCGAATCGCCCACTTCATGCTCACGAGTATTTGTCGCTGGATTCTGCTCAGGAAGTCGGATAGAATCACACATCTGCTCAAATTTCATATGGTGATATACTTGGTCACCCTCATCATCCACAATTacattatgcatgatcacacaaaacTGTCATGAGTCATGACCTCCCACAATGTCTCCGCATCCCATACTTTGCATGTCCTCCCATAATGTCTCGGACAACTGCAAAACAGACTTGGAGCACTCCAAATGCCTTCTTCCTTTGTGGCTTATTATTGTCTTTGGAAAAAGTGATATATTTTCTCATCCAATGGCTTAGAGATGGTCTCGAGGAAGGTCACGCACAAAAAGATATAACATCTCAAAGATAATAGTCCATGTTGTACTCATGACTAGTGATGGTGTAGTTGCATAGAGAAACTTCTTCCATACACAACTTTGCAAACGGTGGAGACCGTTGTAACACGTTGGTGTCATTATGTGACTCGGGCATCACAAGAAAAGACTGAGAGGTGGTCGCTTTAAGAATGATGGTGGGCCTCTTGCAATGACATTGGTATTGCCCTTAGAGCATACTAGTGGTTGGGACGCCACTCCTGTGGCGCCTCCTGAGAGAAAGCTGAGGCAATGCCAGGTAGGACACGCCCCTTCCACTCTCCTATTTGTACTTACTAGTGTGTTATGTGTATTATTTGATGTTATCGTGAAGGAACTGACATTTCAAATAGAACAAACCAGCAAAAAAGCAACACATGTAGATTAAACAATCATATTATGGATATTAACAAGTGCATATAAACCTCATCAGATACTTGTTGGGTGGTTGGTGCTTACAGATGACCAAGGGTACTGTATCTGGATTAATAGTTGCCATATATAGAGCAGAGAATATATTGCTATGTAATCTATTCGGTGTCGGCAAATAATTTAGGCATAGAAATGCTACATCAATTTTTTAATCCGCCAATGGGCATAAAAAACTTCATTATTCATGTTCTAGCGAAGAAACCTTTTCATTTTTGGTACTTGCCATCAATATATACAATATAGGCCACAAGTAAGCTGGAGCAGGATGACATTATGCAGGCAAAGAAGAAAGGAGTGCACATGTTTGCAGGTCATGTTCTGGAGAACCTACTGATACTTCAAAATTAGTCAAACCCTCATTGGTTGACATTGATGCTTTGACATATagttgtgtgatacgtctccatcgtatctacttttccaaacacttttgcccttgttttggattctaacttgcatgatttgaatggaactaaccggactgacgctgttttcagcagaattgctatggtgttatttatgtg is from Triticum aestivum cultivar Chinese Spring chromosome 3A, IWGSC CS RefSeq v2.1, whole genome shotgun sequence and encodes:
- the LOC123061590 gene encoding probable sodium/metabolite cotransporter BASS2, chloroplastic isoform X1 — translated: MAPSATCPLHSMASVSRALRPRPRLAAPRLGCGLRVGCSVPAYGSAATEKAEWGLAIAPSPATTLVPVVSCFCRVLTGHYIYANVRSRQIFCKAEANISSNLPASKPTGASQYEKIVELLTTLFPVWVILGTVIGIYKPSMVTWLETDLFTVGLGFLMLSMGLTLTFEDFRRCLRNPWTVGVGFLAQYLIKPMLGYAIALSLKLSAPLATGLILVSCCPGGQASNVATYISKGNVALSVLMTTCSTIGAIAMTPLLTKLLAGQLVPVDAAGLAISTFQVVLVPTIVGVLAHEYFPKFTERIISITPLIGVILTTLLCASPIGQVAEVLKTQGAQLILPVALLHAVAFALGYWISKWSSFGESTSRTISIECGMQSSALGFLLAQKHFTNPLVAVPSAVSVVCMALGGSALAVFWRNRGLPADDKDDFKE
- the LOC123061590 gene encoding probable sodium/metabolite cotransporter BASS2, chloroplastic isoform X2, with amino-acid sequence MAPSATCPLHSMASVSRALRPRPRLAAPRLGCGLRVGCSVPAYGSAATEKAEWGLAIAPSPATTLVPVVRSRQIFCKAEANISSNLPASKPTGASQYEKIVELLTTLFPVWVILGTVIGIYKPSMVTWLETDLFTVGLGFLMLSMGLTLTFEDFRRCLRNPWTVGVGFLAQYLIKPMLGYAIALSLKLSAPLATGLILVSCCPGGQASNVATYISKGNVALSVLMTTCSTIGAIAMTPLLTKLLAGQLVPVDAAGLAISTFQVVLVPTIVGVLAHEYFPKFTERIISITPLIGVILTTLLCASPIGQVAEVLKTQGAQLILPVALLHAVAFALGYWISKWSSFGESTSRTISIECGMQSSALGFLLAQKHFTNPLVAVPSAVSVVCMALGGSALAVFWRNRGLPADDKDDFKE